The following proteins come from a genomic window of Mustela lutreola isolate mMusLut2 chromosome 6, mMusLut2.pri, whole genome shotgun sequence:
- the LOC131833204 gene encoding beta-defensin 110, with the protein MKIHLFFFILLFWATILPAKKKYPQYGSLDLRRECRKGNGRCRVECHESEIRIAFCIRPGSHCCLQK; encoded by the exons ATGAAgattcatctctttttctttattctgctcTTTTGGGCCACAATTTTACCAG CCAAAAAGAAATATCCCCAATATGGTAGCTTGGATTTGAGGAGAGAGTGCAGAAAGGGTAATGGCCGATGTAGAGTTGAGTGCCATGAAAGTGAAATTAGGATTGCTTTCTGCATACGACCTGGATCCCATTGCTGCTTACAGAAGTAA
- the LOC131834636 gene encoding beta-defensin 110-like, whose amino-acid sequence MLIDFILSIKLPVRSGYIKFWGSQKLHVYFQLLMTYMSSLTAARNDMEPKYQFQRCERVKGRCKTFCDDDEYDYGSCIKWRNQCCI is encoded by the exons atgttaattgacttTATATTATCCATAAAACTTCCAGTCAGGAGTGGCTACataaagttttgggggagtcagaagttacatGTGTATTTTCAACT ACTGATGacttatatgtcttctttgactGCAGCCAGAAATGACATGGAGCCCAAATATCAATTTCAGAGATGTGAAAGAGTGAAAGGAAGATGTAAAACATTTTGTGATGATGATGAATATGATTACGGATCCTGCATAAAATGGAGAAATCAGTGTTGCATATAA